The following coding sequences lie in one Arachis hypogaea cultivar Tifrunner chromosome 4, arahy.Tifrunner.gnm2.J5K5, whole genome shotgun sequence genomic window:
- the LOC112797272 gene encoding mediator of RNA polymerase II transcription subunit 33A isoform X2, translating into MAMVTGTDPGMDQETKETVLTFLNHCCRHHRPPGACVIELVDFLNSLRLHLPSPDLAHLLVSHLCFDNNHPWLWKFLHHALSSRLLFPLQLLSLLSSRVIPHRHSHPQAHALFLALLVQHAFTFDPATVETPSTKLKIINSIDVALQLSETYNIRDLELGHIFVLFFYSIIIALIDSTLNDWGLQVSTSERSCLVPMGDQYMEIDHKVTHSFEKGENHEQIRKKNSILALEILESLTESKKGVVLLQSVLLNMPEKFNCLLQRFHFLESLELTSAELISVSQVLKKVSANIRAVSHFDYGPSKNQIVGKFVDVGSQNMASLRFNYSYCQSPCWVPLDIYMENSMDSKQIPTKSAIIVLTESIKTLQKFNQASWQETFLAVWLSALRLVQRDRDPPEGPIPHLEARMSMLLSIVPLAIANVLNDDSEHSLSSVQVPLETGYGHERKSDGSRKLGLISSIQVLGHFSSLLCPPTLVVDASNQAARKAASFIYSSMNEKSESATGIHANTNVKAGGNLRHLIVEACIARNLIDTSVYFWPGYVSTSARSLSDSSPLEKSPWLTFMEGTPLNGSLINSLTETPASSLAEIEKLYYIAINGSEVEKPAAAKILCGASLIHGWYIQEHVVHFVVKFLASSVPFTHSGSWSHLINNMSMLSAVLHGVSSVDTVHILSLHGVIPTVAASLLPLCEAFGSVKPTSNSTSNEPSASPYMAFSLAFLFLIRLWKFSRPPLDQFATDGRGAIGGLEYLLSLHNNCIISSQEKLKSNTSDSVSVKPVYIDSFPKLRAWYCQQKSCVASSLSGLSTGNHQVANLILSMIYQRISKGVISSSNSSSSPTSSNACGEDAFQRPVLPAWEVLEVLPFVLEAILTACAHGRLSSRDLTTGLRDLVDFLPASLTAIMDYFTSEVTRGVWKPVLMNGTDWPSPAALLPSIESEIKTILTSVGVDVPGHSSDGSPVMLPLPMAVLVSLSITFKLDKNLEYMHSITGAALENCASGCPLPSMPIIGSLWAQKVRRWHNFIVVSCARSVFRHNKVSVAQLLRSCFSSFLGTLCISNSKLTAECRMNGLMGSTFSAHGSYPYVAPGFLFIRSCRNIHNVRYLTDVIVDLVTQYSNELAGTRASAASRIKSSEPSPSLSLAMQSTKEVAMLGASLLCAAGGILLVQELYKETIPTWLLSRDVKHNNDSVVCHILEGYAMAYLLILSGSLIWGVGAKLPSWTFSRRNRTVGVHLDFLAEVMERKISLSCHPVTWKTYVSSLVGFMITYAPAWIREVKVETLRKLAHGLCRWHKHELALSLLQRGGVAAMGALAELVNLVEFEQRIPMPCS; encoded by the exons ATGGCCATGGTCACGGGAACCGACCCGGGAATGgaccaagaaaccaaggaaacgGTTCTGACTTTCCTCAACCACTGCTGCCGCCACCACCGCCCTCCCGGCGCGTGCGTCATCGAACTTGTCGACTTCCTCAACTCCCTCCGACTCCACCTGCCGAGTCCCGACTTAGCTCACCTGCTCGTCTCACACCTCTGCTTCGATAACAACCACCCTTGGCTCTGGAAGTTTCTTCACCACGCGCTCTCTTCGCGACTCTTGTTCCCTCTCCAGCTACTCTCTCTACTCTCCTCTAGGGTCATTCCTCACCGACATTCTCACCCTCAGGCTCACGCGCTCTTCCTTGCACTACTAGTGCAACACGCCTTCACCTTCGATCCCGCCACTGTGGAAACACCTTCAACGAAGCTCAA GATAATAAATTCTATTGATGTTGCACTTCAGCTTTCTGAAACATATAATATCCGCGATCTGGAATTGGGACATATCTTTGTGCTGTTCTTTTACAGCATTATCATTGCTTTGATTGATAGCACATTAAACGACTGGGGTTTACAAGTATCCACTAGTGAAAGATCATGTTTAGTCCCTATGGGTGACCAGTATATGGAAATTGATCATAAGGTGACCCACAGTTTTGAAAAAGGTGAAAATCATGAACAGATAAGGAAGAAAAATTCCATTTTGGCCTTAGAGATATTGGAAAGTCTAACTGAAAGCAAAAAAGGAGTGGTTCTTCTGCAGTCTGTTCTCTTGAACAT GCCTGAAAAATTCAATTGCCTCCTACAGAGGTTTCATTTTCTCGAATCTCTTGAATTGACTTCAGCTGAGCTAATATCAGTAAGTCAAGTTCTAAAAAAAGTGTCTGCAAACATCCGTGCAGTTTCTCATTTCGATTATGGCCCAAGTAAGAATCAGATTGTTGGAAAGTTTGTTGATGTTGGATCACAAAATATGGCATCATTGAGATTCAACTACTCATATTGTCAGTCTCCTTGCTGGGTTCCTCTTGATATTTATATGGAAAACTCTATGGATTCTAAACAGATTCCGACAAAGTCAGCTATTATTGTGCTTACAG AATCAATCAAGACATTACAAAAATTTAACCAAGCTAGCTGGCAAGAAACTTTTCTAGCAGTTTGGCTTTCAGCCCTTCGTCTTGTGCAGCGA GACCGAGATCCTCCTGAAGGCCCTATTCCCCATCTTGAGGCCCGTATGAGCATGCTTTTGTCTATTGTCCCCTTGGCCATTGCAAATGTTCTAAATGATGACTCCGAACATAGTCTTTCTTCTGTTCAAGTGCCTCTGGAAACTGGATATGGTCATGAAAGGAAGAGTGATGGTTCTAGGAAACTTGGACTGATTTCATCTATTCAGGTCCTTGGGCACTTTTCCAGCCTCCTTTGCCCTCCCACATTGGTTGTAGATGCATCCAACCAGGCAGCTAGAAAAGCAGCAAGCTTCATTTATAGTTCTATGAATGAAAAGAGTGAATCTGCCACTGGCATTCATGCTAATACCAATGTAAAAGCAG GCGGCAACTTGAGGCATCTCATAGTGGAAGCTTGCATAGCAAGGAATTTAATAGATACATCAGTGTACTTTTGGCCTGGTTATGTCTCTACTTCAGCGAGATCTTTGTCAGATTCATCTCCACTTGAAAAATCGCCGTGGTTAACATTTATGGAAGGAACACCATTAAACGGTTCCCTTATAAATTCGCTCACTGAGACCCCTGCCTCAAG CCTGGCAGAGATAGAGAAGTTATACTATATTGCAATAAATGGATCAGAGGTGGAAAAGCCTGCTGCTGCAAAGATTCTTTGTGGTGCATCCCTCATTCATGGATGGTATATTCAG GAACATGTTGTCCACTTTGTGGTGAAGTTTCTTGCTTCTTCTGTACCTTTCACTCATTCTGGATCTTGGAGCCACTTGATCAATAATATGTCCATGCTAAGTGCTGTCCTCCATGGAGTTTCCTCTGTTGATACAGTTCACATACTATCATTGCATGGTGTA ATTCCCACAGTTGCGGCATCTTTATTACCATTATGTGAGGCATTTGGCTCAGTGAAACCAACATCAAATAGCACTAGCAATGAACCTTCAGCATCTCCTTACATGGCTTTTTCTTTGGCATTTCTTTTCCTTATTCGCTTATGGAAATTCTCTAGGCCCCCTCTTGACCAATTTGCAACTGATGGCAGAGGTGCAATTGGAGGTTTGGAGTATCTTTTGTCATTGCACAATAACTGCATTATCTCTTCACAAGAAAAGCTAAAAAGCAATACATCTGATTCCGTATCTGTAAAACCTGTATATATTGATTCATTTCCAAAATTACGAGCCTGGTACTGTCAACAAAAATCTTGCGTTGCTTCATCCCTTTCTGGCCTTTCTACTGGAAATCATCAAGTTGCAAATTTGATCCTAAGCATGATTTACCAGAGGATATCCAAAGGTGTGATTTCATCGAGTAATTCTTCTTCATCGCCAACTAGCAGCAATGCATGTGGTGAAGATGCTTTTCAAAGACCTGTTCTTCCTGCATGGGAAGTACTAGAAGTTCTTCCTTTTGTCCTTGAAGCAATTTTAACTGCTTGTGCTCATGGGAGGCTTTCATCACGGGACTTGACAACAG GTCTGAGAGACCTTGTTGATTTTCTCCCAGCTTCTCTCACAGCCATTATGGATTACTTTACTTCAGAAGTTACTCGTGGGGTATGGAAACCAGTTCTAATGAATGGAACAGATTGGCCTAGTCCAGCAGCACTTCTTCCATCAATTGAGTCAGAAATAAAAACTATACTAACTTCTGTTGGCGTCGATGTTCCCGGTCATTCTTCCG ATGGTTCACCAGTAATGCTTCCTCTACCAATGGCAGTGCTTGTGAGTTTATCCATCACTTTCAAACTCGACAAGAACCTGGAATACATGCATTCCATTACTGGAGCGGCTTTGGAAAATTGTGCATCAGGTTGCCCTTTGCCTAGCATGCCTATAATTGGCTCTCTTTGGGCACAAAAGGTTCGCCGCTGGCACAACTTCATTGTTGTGTCATGTGCACGTTCTGTGTTCAGACACAATAAAGTTTCGGTTGCCCAGCTGTTGAGAAGTTGCTTCTCCTCGTTTCTTGGAACATTGTGCATTTCAAACTCAAAGCTAACTGCCGAATGTCGCATGAATGGTCTGATGGGGAGCACCTTCTCAGCCCATGGTTCCTATCCTTATGTAGCTCCAGGTTTCCTTTTTATTCGGTCTTGTCGAAATATACACAATGTGAGGTATCTAACTGATGTAATCGTAGACCTTGTTACACAATATTCTAATGAATTAGCCGGCACAAGGGCAAGTGCGGCCTCTCGCATAAAATCTAGTGAACCATCACCATCATTGTCCCTAGCcatgcaaagcaccaaagaagtTGCAATGCTCGGGGCGAGCCTTTTATGTGCAGCGGGTGGTATACTACTAGTTCAGGAATTGTACAAGGAAACTATTCCTACCTGGCTGCTATCAAGGGATGTGAAGCATAACAATGATAGTGTTGTGTGTCACATTCTTGAGGGTTATGCTATGGCATACCTGTTAATACTTTCAGGGTCACTCATATGGGGTGTTGGTGCCAAGTTACCATCATGGACATTCTCTCGAAGGAACCGCACGGTCGGGGTCCATTTGGACTTCTTGGCAGAAGTAATGGAGAGGAAGATTTCACTCAGTTGCCACCCTGTTACATGGAAAACTTATGTGTCAAGTTTGGTGGGGTTTATGATTACGTATGCACCAGCGTGGATTCGAGAAGTGAAGGTGGAGACGCTGAGGAAATTGGCGCACGGATTATGCAGATGGCATAAACATGAACTGGCACTTTCTTTGTTGCAGAGAGGGGGAGTGGCAGCTATGGGAGCTCTTGCTGAACTTGTCAATTTGGTTGAGTTTGAGCAGAGGATTCCGATGCCATGCTCATGA
- the LOC112797272 gene encoding mediator of RNA polymerase II transcription subunit 33A isoform X1 produces MAMVTGTDPGMDQETKETVLTFLNHCCRHHRPPGACVIELVDFLNSLRLHLPSPDLAHLLVSHLCFDNNHPWLWKFLHHALSSRLLFPLQLLSLLSSRVIPHRHSHPQAHALFLALLVQHAFTFDPATVETPSTKLKIINSIDVALQLSETYNIRDLELGHIFVLFFYSIIIALIDSTLNDWGLQVSTSERSCLVPMGDQYMEIDHKVTHSFEKGENHEQIRKKNSILALEILESLTESKKGVVLLQSVLLNMPEKFNCLLQRFHFLESLELTSAELISVSQVLKKVSANIRAVSHFDYGPSKNQIVGKFVDVGSQNMASLRFNYSYCQSPCWVPLDIYMENSMDSKQIPTKSAIIVLTESIKTLQKFNQASWQETFLAVWLSALRLVQRDRDPPEGPIPHLEARMSMLLSIVPLAIANVLNDDSEHSLSSVQVPLETGYGHERKSDGSRKLGLISSIQVLGHFSSLLCPPTLVVDASNQAARKAASFIYSSMNEKSESATGIHANTNVKAGGNLRHLIVEACIARNLIDTSVYFWPGYVSTSARSLSDSSPLEKSPWLTFMEGTPLNGSLINSLTETPASRDREVILYCNKWIRGGKACCCKDSLWCIPHSWMVYSVKLFSSWQEHVVHFVVKFLASSVPFTHSGSWSHLINNMSMLSAVLHGVSSVDTVHILSLHGVIPTVAASLLPLCEAFGSVKPTSNSTSNEPSASPYMAFSLAFLFLIRLWKFSRPPLDQFATDGRGAIGGLEYLLSLHNNCIISSQEKLKSNTSDSVSVKPVYIDSFPKLRAWYCQQKSCVASSLSGLSTGNHQVANLILSMIYQRISKGVISSSNSSSSPTSSNACGEDAFQRPVLPAWEVLEVLPFVLEAILTACAHGRLSSRDLTTGLRDLVDFLPASLTAIMDYFTSEVTRGVWKPVLMNGTDWPSPAALLPSIESEIKTILTSVGVDVPGHSSDGSPVMLPLPMAVLVSLSITFKLDKNLEYMHSITGAALENCASGCPLPSMPIIGSLWAQKVRRWHNFIVVSCARSVFRHNKVSVAQLLRSCFSSFLGTLCISNSKLTAECRMNGLMGSTFSAHGSYPYVAPGFLFIRSCRNIHNVRYLTDVIVDLVTQYSNELAGTRASAASRIKSSEPSPSLSLAMQSTKEVAMLGASLLCAAGGILLVQELYKETIPTWLLSRDVKHNNDSVVCHILEGYAMAYLLILSGSLIWGVGAKLPSWTFSRRNRTVGVHLDFLAEVMERKISLSCHPVTWKTYVSSLVGFMITYAPAWIREVKVETLRKLAHGLCRWHKHELALSLLQRGGVAAMGALAELVNLVEFEQRIPMPCS; encoded by the exons ATGGCCATGGTCACGGGAACCGACCCGGGAATGgaccaagaaaccaaggaaacgGTTCTGACTTTCCTCAACCACTGCTGCCGCCACCACCGCCCTCCCGGCGCGTGCGTCATCGAACTTGTCGACTTCCTCAACTCCCTCCGACTCCACCTGCCGAGTCCCGACTTAGCTCACCTGCTCGTCTCACACCTCTGCTTCGATAACAACCACCCTTGGCTCTGGAAGTTTCTTCACCACGCGCTCTCTTCGCGACTCTTGTTCCCTCTCCAGCTACTCTCTCTACTCTCCTCTAGGGTCATTCCTCACCGACATTCTCACCCTCAGGCTCACGCGCTCTTCCTTGCACTACTAGTGCAACACGCCTTCACCTTCGATCCCGCCACTGTGGAAACACCTTCAACGAAGCTCAA GATAATAAATTCTATTGATGTTGCACTTCAGCTTTCTGAAACATATAATATCCGCGATCTGGAATTGGGACATATCTTTGTGCTGTTCTTTTACAGCATTATCATTGCTTTGATTGATAGCACATTAAACGACTGGGGTTTACAAGTATCCACTAGTGAAAGATCATGTTTAGTCCCTATGGGTGACCAGTATATGGAAATTGATCATAAGGTGACCCACAGTTTTGAAAAAGGTGAAAATCATGAACAGATAAGGAAGAAAAATTCCATTTTGGCCTTAGAGATATTGGAAAGTCTAACTGAAAGCAAAAAAGGAGTGGTTCTTCTGCAGTCTGTTCTCTTGAACAT GCCTGAAAAATTCAATTGCCTCCTACAGAGGTTTCATTTTCTCGAATCTCTTGAATTGACTTCAGCTGAGCTAATATCAGTAAGTCAAGTTCTAAAAAAAGTGTCTGCAAACATCCGTGCAGTTTCTCATTTCGATTATGGCCCAAGTAAGAATCAGATTGTTGGAAAGTTTGTTGATGTTGGATCACAAAATATGGCATCATTGAGATTCAACTACTCATATTGTCAGTCTCCTTGCTGGGTTCCTCTTGATATTTATATGGAAAACTCTATGGATTCTAAACAGATTCCGACAAAGTCAGCTATTATTGTGCTTACAG AATCAATCAAGACATTACAAAAATTTAACCAAGCTAGCTGGCAAGAAACTTTTCTAGCAGTTTGGCTTTCAGCCCTTCGTCTTGTGCAGCGA GACCGAGATCCTCCTGAAGGCCCTATTCCCCATCTTGAGGCCCGTATGAGCATGCTTTTGTCTATTGTCCCCTTGGCCATTGCAAATGTTCTAAATGATGACTCCGAACATAGTCTTTCTTCTGTTCAAGTGCCTCTGGAAACTGGATATGGTCATGAAAGGAAGAGTGATGGTTCTAGGAAACTTGGACTGATTTCATCTATTCAGGTCCTTGGGCACTTTTCCAGCCTCCTTTGCCCTCCCACATTGGTTGTAGATGCATCCAACCAGGCAGCTAGAAAAGCAGCAAGCTTCATTTATAGTTCTATGAATGAAAAGAGTGAATCTGCCACTGGCATTCATGCTAATACCAATGTAAAAGCAG GCGGCAACTTGAGGCATCTCATAGTGGAAGCTTGCATAGCAAGGAATTTAATAGATACATCAGTGTACTTTTGGCCTGGTTATGTCTCTACTTCAGCGAGATCTTTGTCAGATTCATCTCCACTTGAAAAATCGCCGTGGTTAACATTTATGGAAGGAACACCATTAAACGGTTCCCTTATAAATTCGCTCACTGAGACCCCTGCCTCAAG AGATAGAGAAGTTATACTATATTGCAATAAATGGATCAGAGGTGGAAAAGCCTGCTGCTGCAAAGATTCTTTGTGGTGCATCCCTCATTCATGGATGGTATATTCAG TCAAACTTTTTTCTTCCTGGCAGGAACATGTTGTCCACTTTGTGGTGAAGTTTCTTGCTTCTTCTGTACCTTTCACTCATTCTGGATCTTGGAGCCACTTGATCAATAATATGTCCATGCTAAGTGCTGTCCTCCATGGAGTTTCCTCTGTTGATACAGTTCACATACTATCATTGCATGGTGTA ATTCCCACAGTTGCGGCATCTTTATTACCATTATGTGAGGCATTTGGCTCAGTGAAACCAACATCAAATAGCACTAGCAATGAACCTTCAGCATCTCCTTACATGGCTTTTTCTTTGGCATTTCTTTTCCTTATTCGCTTATGGAAATTCTCTAGGCCCCCTCTTGACCAATTTGCAACTGATGGCAGAGGTGCAATTGGAGGTTTGGAGTATCTTTTGTCATTGCACAATAACTGCATTATCTCTTCACAAGAAAAGCTAAAAAGCAATACATCTGATTCCGTATCTGTAAAACCTGTATATATTGATTCATTTCCAAAATTACGAGCCTGGTACTGTCAACAAAAATCTTGCGTTGCTTCATCCCTTTCTGGCCTTTCTACTGGAAATCATCAAGTTGCAAATTTGATCCTAAGCATGATTTACCAGAGGATATCCAAAGGTGTGATTTCATCGAGTAATTCTTCTTCATCGCCAACTAGCAGCAATGCATGTGGTGAAGATGCTTTTCAAAGACCTGTTCTTCCTGCATGGGAAGTACTAGAAGTTCTTCCTTTTGTCCTTGAAGCAATTTTAACTGCTTGTGCTCATGGGAGGCTTTCATCACGGGACTTGACAACAG GTCTGAGAGACCTTGTTGATTTTCTCCCAGCTTCTCTCACAGCCATTATGGATTACTTTACTTCAGAAGTTACTCGTGGGGTATGGAAACCAGTTCTAATGAATGGAACAGATTGGCCTAGTCCAGCAGCACTTCTTCCATCAATTGAGTCAGAAATAAAAACTATACTAACTTCTGTTGGCGTCGATGTTCCCGGTCATTCTTCCG ATGGTTCACCAGTAATGCTTCCTCTACCAATGGCAGTGCTTGTGAGTTTATCCATCACTTTCAAACTCGACAAGAACCTGGAATACATGCATTCCATTACTGGAGCGGCTTTGGAAAATTGTGCATCAGGTTGCCCTTTGCCTAGCATGCCTATAATTGGCTCTCTTTGGGCACAAAAGGTTCGCCGCTGGCACAACTTCATTGTTGTGTCATGTGCACGTTCTGTGTTCAGACACAATAAAGTTTCGGTTGCCCAGCTGTTGAGAAGTTGCTTCTCCTCGTTTCTTGGAACATTGTGCATTTCAAACTCAAAGCTAACTGCCGAATGTCGCATGAATGGTCTGATGGGGAGCACCTTCTCAGCCCATGGTTCCTATCCTTATGTAGCTCCAGGTTTCCTTTTTATTCGGTCTTGTCGAAATATACACAATGTGAGGTATCTAACTGATGTAATCGTAGACCTTGTTACACAATATTCTAATGAATTAGCCGGCACAAGGGCAAGTGCGGCCTCTCGCATAAAATCTAGTGAACCATCACCATCATTGTCCCTAGCcatgcaaagcaccaaagaagtTGCAATGCTCGGGGCGAGCCTTTTATGTGCAGCGGGTGGTATACTACTAGTTCAGGAATTGTACAAGGAAACTATTCCTACCTGGCTGCTATCAAGGGATGTGAAGCATAACAATGATAGTGTTGTGTGTCACATTCTTGAGGGTTATGCTATGGCATACCTGTTAATACTTTCAGGGTCACTCATATGGGGTGTTGGTGCCAAGTTACCATCATGGACATTCTCTCGAAGGAACCGCACGGTCGGGGTCCATTTGGACTTCTTGGCAGAAGTAATGGAGAGGAAGATTTCACTCAGTTGCCACCCTGTTACATGGAAAACTTATGTGTCAAGTTTGGTGGGGTTTATGATTACGTATGCACCAGCGTGGATTCGAGAAGTGAAGGTGGAGACGCTGAGGAAATTGGCGCACGGATTATGCAGATGGCATAAACATGAACTGGCACTTTCTTTGTTGCAGAGAGGGGGAGTGGCAGCTATGGGAGCTCTTGCTGAACTTGTCAATTTGGTTGAGTTTGAGCAGAGGATTCCGATGCCATGCTCATGA